In Populus alba chromosome 1, ASM523922v2, whole genome shotgun sequence, a single window of DNA contains:
- the LOC118028050 gene encoding inner membrane protein PPF-1, chloroplastic encodes MARTLLSSPPFIGTPLPSLSRHALTANRRFISTRIKLSLHDNIPPIHHHLHSSVDFNTIISRAEGFLYTLADAAVAVDSAASTTSSDTADAAQKNGGWFGFISDGMEFVLKVLKDGLSAVHVPYAYGFAIILLTIAVKVATLPLTKKQVESTLAMQNLQPKIKAIQQRYAGNQERIQLETSRLYRQAGVNPLAGCFPTLATIPVWIGLYQALSNVANEGLLTEGFFWIPSLGGPTTIAARQSGSGISWLFPFVDGHPPLGWHDTAAYLVLPVLLIASQYVSMEIMKPPQTDDPTQKNTLLVFKFLPIMIGYFSLSVPSGLSIYWFTNNVLSTAQQVWLRKLGGAKPVVNENASGIITAGRAKRSASQPGQPGDRFKQLKEQDKSKTLRKALPTEGVQDLDSASGSDEDTDEETNDKGEEVLEEAYASSASKRVPDISRPKRSKRSKRKRTV; translated from the exons ATGGCGAGAACTCTCCTTTCATCCCCACCGTTCATCGGCACACCTCTCCCCTCTCTTTCTCGCCACGCTCTTACTGCCAACCGTCGATTCATATCCACCAGAATCAAGTTAAGCTTACACGATAACATTCCCCCAATTCATCATCACTTGCACTCTTCAGTTGATTTTAATACAATTATCAGCAGAGCAGAAGGATTTCTCTACACGCTCGCCGATGCCGCCGTTGCTGTCGATTCCGCTGCTTCCACTACTTCATCCGATACCGCTGATGCTGCTCAAAAGAATGGCGGTTGGTTTGGTTTTATCTCTGATGGTATGGAATTCGTTCTTAAGGTGTTGAAAGATGGGCTTTCAGCTGTACACGTGCCGTATGCTTATGGTTTTGCCATTATTTTGCTTACTATTGCTGTTAAAGTTGCTACTTTGCCTTTGACCAAGAAACag gtTGAATCTACACTGGCTATGCAAAACCTGCAACCTAAGATAAAAGCTATTCAACAAAGATATGCAGGAAATCAG gAAAGAATACAGCTTGAGACGTCGCGTCTATATAGGCAGGCTGGAGTTAATCCGTTAGCAG GTTGTTTTCCTACTTTGGCTACAATACCAGTATGGATAGGCCTGTATCAAGCGCTTTCAAACGTTGCAAATGAG ggACTGTTGACGGAAGGTTTCTTTTGGATCCCCTCTTTGGGTGGGCCAACTACAATTGCAGCTCGACAAAGTGGATCCGGCATTTCCTGGCTTTTTCCTTTTGTG GATGGTCATCCACCATTAGGCTGGCATGACACTGCAGCATACCTGGTTTTGCCTGTCCTCCTCATTGCTTCTCAGTATGTATCAATGGAGATCATGAAGCCTCCCCAG ACAGATGATCCGACTCAAAAGAATACACTTCTTGTTTTCAAGTTTCTACCCATCATGATTGGTTACTTCTCTTTGTCTGTTCCATCAGGATTATCTATATACTG GTTCACAAACAACGTCCTCAGCACAGCCCAACAGGTATGGTTACGCAAATTAGGTGGTGCAAAGCCTGTGGTTAATGAGAATGCAAGTGGAATCATCACTGCAGGACGTGCAAAAAGATCAGCTTCACAACCAGGGCAGCCTGGTGATAG GTTCAAGCAGTTAAAGGAACAAGACAAGAGCAAAACATTGCGCAAGGCATTGCCAACAGAAGGTGTTCAAGATCTGGATTCTGCATCTGGTTCTGATGAGGATACAGATGAAGAGACCAATGACAAG GGGGAGGAGGTTCTGGAAGAAGCATATGCTTCTAGTGCAAGCAAAAGGGTCCCTGATATTTCACGGCCAAAAAGAAGCAAGCGGTCAAAGAGAAAGCGAACTGTATAA
- the LOC118028053 gene encoding uncharacterized protein — translation MVSFSGLGLGLSLVFGCFLLALVAELFYLLWWKKRVTNRKVEEEDDYSSSYAKEFFHLICWKKASSFRSNITRDGVREPEGPRQEPDLELGTSKDLLIKTLGEESVESEIMRLHNLCGPPRFLFTIKEETKEDLESDDGKTRGGRSREGSRTRSLSDIMVAIDTPSFHTPLASPRLKSPPFNVFDSYHHHGFNPLFESSVEAELSRLRSSPPPKFKFLRDAEEKLFRRLIEEAERRASKNCVPVQDLSEIKGPDSTMITEERGGSFLGFNADKNKESELVYHLPRNHSSSSQVLPLASSPTAFRPPDKMPVMH, via the coding sequence ATGGTATCTTTCAGTGGGTTAGGTCTTGGTTTGAGCCTGGTCTTCGGTTGCTTTCTTTTAGCACTTGTTGCAGAGCTATTCTACTTGCTATGGTGGAAGAAAAGAGTCACCAACAGAAAAGTTGAAGAAGAGGATGATTATAGCAGCAGCTATGCCAAGGAGTTCTTTCATCTTATTTGCTGGAAGAAAGCCTCCTCTTTCAGAAGCAACATTACTCGAGATGGTGTGAGAGAGCCAGAAGGCCCTCGCCAAGAACCAGACCTGGAACTAGGCACAAGCAAAGATTTGCTTATAAAAACACTCGGTGAAGAAAGTGTGGAATCTGAGATCATGAGGCTGCACAATCTCTGTGGTCCACCGAGATTTCTCTTCACCATAAAAGAGGAAACAAAGGAGGATTTGGAGTCAGATGATGGGAAGACTAGAGGTGGTAGGAGCAGAGAAGGATCAAGGACAAGAAGCTTGAGTGATATTATGGTGGCTATTGACACCCCATCATTCCATACTCCTTTGGCTTCTCCACGTCTTAAATCCCCTCCTTTCAATGTTTTTGATTCTTATCATCACCATGGATTCAATCCACTCTTTGAATCATCCGTGGAAGCAGAGCTTAGCAGGTTGAGATCTTCCCCGCCTCCAAAGTTCAAGTTCTTGAGGGACGCAGAGGAAAAACTGTTCAGAAGGTTAATAGAAGAGGCTGAAAGAAGGGCATCTAAGAACTGTGTTCCTGTTCAAGATTTATCAGAGATTAAAGGACCCGATTCAACCATGATAACCGAAGAGAGAGGGGGGTCTTTTTTAGGCTTTAATGCTGACAAGAACAAAGAAAGTGAGCTTGTATATCATCTACCACGGAATCATTCAAGCTCTTCTCAGGTACTCCCACTGGCTTCTTCCCCTACAGCATTCAGACCCCCAGACAAGATGCCCGTTATGcattga
- the LOC118028052 gene encoding WUSCHEL-related homeobox 2, producing the protein MDVSSSGGAPVNSRWSPTKEQISMLESFYSQGIRAPSTEMIEQIASRLKAYGHIEGKNVFYWFQNHKARQRQKQKQENMAYINKYLHKAHQPVFAPPCRNVVNSPCYLPKSDVMGLCQQHQNMLLPGNFKRRSRSETVSYAFKGYDQEAVLREHHNHTTKNKFERSPVTIDKSSSDLETLPLFPLHPTGILEGASTIYSHGSINTPISSEITHGIGEHSAADHKPFFDFFSEKDPFESCH; encoded by the exons ATGGACGTGTCTAGTTCTGGTGGAGCTCCAGTGAATTCAAGATGGAGCCCAACAAAGGAGCAGATTAGCATGCTTGAGAGCTTCTACAGCCAAGGTATACGGGCCCCGAGCACTGAAATGATAGAACAAATAGCAAGCAGGCTCAAAGCATATGGTCACATAGAAGGGAAAAATGTATTTTACTGGTTTCAAAATCACAAGGCAAGGCAAAGACAGAAGCAGAAACAAGAGAACATGGCTTATATCAACAAGTATCTTCACAAGGCTCATCAGCCTGTGTTTGCACCTCCTTGCAGAAATG TTGTAAACAGCCCATGCTACCTGCCAAAGAGCGATGTAATGGGGTTGTGTCAGCAACATCAGAACATGCTTCTCCCAGGTAATTTCAAGAGGAGGTCGAGATCTGAAACCGTAAGCTATGCTTTTAAGGGATATGATCAAGAAGCCGTCCTCCGTGAGCATCACAATCATACCACGAAGAACAAGTTTGAGAGGAGTCCGGTAACCATTGACAAGAGCAGCAGTGATCTGGAAACTTTGCCTCTCTTTCCGTTGCACCCAACAGGGATTCTAGAAGGAGCAAGTACTATTTATTCTCACGGTTCCATTAACACTCCAATCTCCTCTGAGATTACTCATGGCATTGGAGAGCATTCAGCTGCTGATCACAAAcctttctttgatttcttctcTGAGAAAGATCCTTTCGAGAGTTGTCATTGA